In the genome of Coraliomargarita algicola, one region contains:
- a CDS encoding HD domain-containing protein — protein MRLIRIFRLSQQFGARLDPDLRFLITRSIPLIDHNIINSPSAAKSFCAILRSPGEVYPILMQMHEMGVLGRYLPEFGELTCMVQHEYYHRYTADAHVLRTIRHLDRVFSKHDQEYARYEKELRKNDDPLLLYLILLLHDIGKAEGVKNHDVNGVRIAQPILTRFGIGHEQQEQILFIIRNHLEMARFWQRFDLDDPKTAASFAEFNEDPQKLRFLYVHTYCDARGTAPTLWNSYKDAMHRTLYVRTLEQFEDDAIIEQKRKDQINMLHQQLLQKKLEGISEEEIEAHFNLLPERYFINTHQDDIELHLRMVHRLLAQIQLAESMATLAPIIDWHDDIDLSMSVIDVVTWDRAGLFYKLAGALTLAGVNIVSTKAITRKDHITIDTFYVMDPDGGVVSNKKAREIFEKRLHEALIEEKELMPEINELESKIMAKTKTKDMLPAPFPPSVDVYHELSLKQTIIEVQASDRIGLLYQLSRLITKKGFDIGFARIATERGVAMDTFYIKNDKSEQDNYTTSLLELREELDKIVKE, from the coding sequence GTGCGCCTGATACGCATCTTTCGTCTATCACAGCAATTTGGTGCCCGCTTGGACCCGGACCTACGCTTTTTGATCACCCGCTCGATCCCGCTGATCGACCATAATATAATCAACAGCCCTTCAGCCGCGAAGAGCTTCTGCGCCATTTTACGCAGCCCGGGTGAAGTCTACCCCATTCTCATGCAAATGCACGAAATGGGCGTACTAGGCCGCTATCTTCCCGAATTTGGCGAGCTCACCTGCATGGTCCAGCACGAATATTACCACCGCTACACCGCCGATGCACACGTACTGCGCACCATCCGGCACCTCGACCGTGTCTTCAGCAAACACGACCAAGAATACGCACGCTACGAAAAAGAATTACGCAAGAATGACGACCCACTGCTGCTCTACTTAATCTTACTATTGCACGACATTGGAAAAGCCGAAGGCGTTAAGAACCATGATGTTAATGGTGTCCGCATCGCGCAACCCATCCTTACGCGTTTTGGCATTGGGCATGAGCAACAGGAACAAATTCTATTTATTATTCGTAACCACTTAGAAATGGCACGATTCTGGCAACGGTTTGACTTAGACGATCCCAAGACAGCGGCCTCCTTCGCAGAATTCAACGAAGACCCGCAAAAACTCAGATTTCTATACGTACACACCTACTGCGACGCCCGCGGAACTGCCCCCACTCTGTGGAACAGCTACAAGGATGCCATGCACCGCACACTTTACGTTAGAACGCTTGAGCAGTTTGAAGACGACGCCATCATTGAACAAAAGCGGAAAGACCAAATCAACATGCTACACCAACAACTACTCCAGAAAAAACTTGAAGGCATTTCGGAAGAAGAAATCGAAGCGCACTTCAACTTACTTCCGGAGCGCTACTTTATAAATACCCATCAGGACGACATCGAACTTCATCTACGCATGGTACACCGCTTGCTGGCACAGATTCAGTTGGCCGAATCCATGGCCACACTCGCCCCAATCATCGATTGGCATGATGACATCGACCTAAGCATGTCTGTGATCGACGTCGTCACTTGGGACCGTGCGGGTCTGTTCTACAAGCTAGCGGGCGCCCTCACACTGGCCGGGGTCAATATCGTAAGCACGAAGGCCATTACCCGCAAAGATCACATCACCATCGATACTTTCTACGTAATGGACCCGGACGGAGGCGTCGTCTCCAACAAAAAAGCCCGTGAGATCTTCGAAAAACGCCTGCACGAAGCTCTGATTGAAGAGAAAGAGCTCATGCCAGAAATCAACGAGCTCGAAAGCAAAATCATGGCCAAGACCAAGACTAAAGACATGCTTCCGGCCCCCTTCCCGCCGAGCGTGGACGTCTATCACGAGCTCTCACTCAAGCAGACAATCATCGAAGTGCAGGCCAGCGACCGCATCGGTCTGCTCTATCAACTCTCGCGCTTAATTACCAAGAAGGGCTTCGACATCGGGTTCGCCCGCATCGCCACCGAACGCGGGGTCGCAATGGATACTTTCTACATCAAGAACGACAAGAGCGAACAAGATAATTATACCACCTCATTACTCGAATTGCGCGAAGAGCTCGACAAAATCGTAAAAGAATAG
- a CDS encoding DUF294 nucleotidyltransferase-like domain-containing protein: protein MPIQDNPLFRRLHQHAQKRLVFDPGVSRSKQLPAYKRYMQLENVMLERMHRKGESGRKVCQARAAMIDVVIENLFLAALDLYATEHGPLPTKMAILATGGYGRRELNPHSDIDIMFLYPLKAAGKDYEKFQEVVTEGILYPLWDLGLKVGHASRNAKEVIEECRKEVQSKNAILESRIICGSEPLYKSMRSRFEEFVKKENSKLYIQQRLEDELERHAKSGNTIYLQEPDIKNGVGGLRDYQNILWMAHIKYGFRSFRDLVKAKLLREDERQAMVESYDFLLRARTELHLQNRRPTDKLDLEQQPNIAEQLNYPQKDIFERVESFMKDYYTAARTIYQTSEMLKERMALEAATGSKARISFREALRAHQHLPIKKVEGFQLYEKVLFDRQPQRIQRRPRAPDTHLSSITAIWCPLGPGPTLFDHPLDPADRP from the coding sequence ATGCCTATTCAAGATAATCCGCTCTTCCGCCGTCTCCACCAACACGCTCAAAAGCGGCTGGTATTCGATCCTGGTGTCTCCCGCAGTAAGCAACTTCCTGCTTACAAACGCTACATGCAGCTGGAAAACGTCATGCTGGAGCGTATGCACCGAAAGGGCGAATCAGGCCGCAAGGTGTGCCAAGCCAGAGCCGCCATGATCGACGTGGTGATCGAAAATCTCTTTCTCGCCGCGCTCGACCTCTACGCAACTGAACACGGCCCACTGCCCACGAAAATGGCGATTCTCGCCACTGGTGGTTACGGTCGTCGCGAGCTAAACCCCCACAGCGACATCGACATCATGTTTCTCTATCCGCTCAAAGCAGCGGGCAAGGACTATGAAAAATTCCAGGAAGTGGTGACCGAAGGCATTCTCTATCCGCTCTGGGACCTGGGGCTCAAGGTGGGACACGCCTCTCGCAACGCTAAAGAGGTGATCGAAGAATGCCGCAAGGAAGTGCAATCGAAAAACGCTATCTTAGAGTCGCGTATCATTTGCGGCTCCGAACCTCTCTACAAAAGCATGCGCAGCCGCTTTGAGGAGTTTGTAAAAAAGGAAAATTCGAAGCTCTACATTCAACAACGACTCGAAGACGAATTGGAACGCCACGCCAAATCCGGCAATACTATCTACCTACAAGAACCCGACATAAAAAACGGCGTCGGAGGCCTGCGCGACTACCAGAACATACTCTGGATGGCACATATTAAATACGGCTTTCGCTCCTTTCGAGACCTAGTCAAGGCAAAGCTGCTGCGCGAAGATGAGCGCCAAGCCATGGTCGAGTCATACGACTTTCTACTGCGCGCCCGCACGGAACTCCATCTGCAAAACCGACGCCCCACAGATAAGCTGGATCTGGAGCAACAACCCAACATCGCCGAGCAATTAAACTACCCGCAAAAAGACATCTTCGAACGGGTCGAGTCCTTCATGAAGGACTACTATACAGCCGCACGCACCATTTACCAGACCAGCGAAATGCTCAAGGAACGCATGGCGCTGGAAGCGGCCACTGGCAGTAAAGCCCGCATCAGCTTCCGCGAGGCCCTACGTGCGCACCAACACCTACCAATCAAAAAGGTCGAAGGCTTTCAATTGTACGAAAAAGTACTTTTCGATCGACAGCCCCAACGTATTCAAAGACGACCCCGTGCGCCTGATACGCATCTTTCGTCTATCACAGCAATTTGGTGCCCGCTTGGACCCGGACCTACGCTTTTTGATCACCCGCTCGATCCCGCTGATCGACCATAA
- a CDS encoding type I phosphomannose isomerase catalytic subunit, producing the protein MELLTFTPLYMERVWGGRGLEAKLGRTLPKNKVIGESWELVDRKGEQSVVASGPLAGKTIRELLESAAADILGPGRDGSQPFPILIKWLDCQDRLSLQVHPPAEIAPSLGGEPKTENWYIAECDEGASLIVGLKAGVTKEQFTQALADNKAEDCVHRFPVKAGDSILVESGRMHAIDAGNLILEIQQNSDTTYRVYDWGRVGLDGAPRQLHIEESLKSIDFTDYEPETLKIVPGTQTLADCKEFRIRKFELQAGDAVLELPAGEGPRLIHVVTGQLTDQQSGTILSKGSNYLQPYVTGVSLSADGPTTLLVTDQF; encoded by the coding sequence ATGGAATTACTCACATTTACTCCACTGTATATGGAACGCGTTTGGGGCGGTCGCGGCCTCGAAGCCAAACTCGGCCGCACACTGCCTAAAAACAAAGTAATCGGGGAGAGCTGGGAACTAGTCGACCGTAAAGGTGAACAATCCGTCGTCGCCTCTGGGCCATTAGCTGGAAAAACCATTCGTGAGCTACTGGAAAGCGCCGCAGCGGACATCCTAGGCCCGGGGCGCGACGGCTCCCAGCCTTTCCCAATCTTGATCAAATGGCTGGACTGCCAGGACCGCCTCTCACTCCAGGTCCACCCACCCGCCGAAATCGCCCCCTCACTCGGTGGTGAACCTAAAACAGAAAACTGGTATATCGCGGAGTGCGACGAGGGTGCATCTCTAATCGTCGGCCTGAAAGCGGGCGTCACCAAAGAGCAATTTACCCAAGCACTGGCAGACAACAAAGCGGAAGACTGCGTGCATCGTTTCCCGGTCAAAGCGGGTGATTCCATCCTAGTCGAAAGCGGGCGCATGCACGCAATCGATGCAGGCAACTTAATCCTGGAAATCCAGCAAAACTCCGACACCACCTATCGTGTATACGACTGGGGCCGCGTCGGCTTGGACGGGGCTCCGCGTCAATTACACATCGAAGAATCGCTCAAATCGATCGATTTCACAGACTACGAGCCGGAAACGCTCAAGATCGTCCCCGGCACGCAAACCTTGGCAGACTGCAAGGAATTCCGCATCCGTAAATTCGAGCTACAAGCAGGGGATGCCGTCCTCGAACTGCCAGCAGGCGAGGGCCCGCGCCTGATCCACGTCGTAACCGGTCAGTTGACCGACCAGCAAAGCGGAACAATCCTAAGCAAAGGCAGCAACTACCTGCAGCCCTACGTGACAGGTGTCAGCCTAAGCGCGGATGGACCTACGACACTGCTCGTGACCGATCAATTTTAG
- a CDS encoding DNA translocase FtsK produces MARKAKKKVVKKKVVSQPRKARSRPVLGLLLFTIAALVAVSVFDYNTEQYNATNPTDPNLVGLFGSYVGFFGFHFLGVAVLLVPLFLLWFGVRLLVQQEYGKRLLTGLASPLAIFCVSGLIAMMRPVSSTTGSLFESQLSNGFGGVIGEFIGPVVLEPYIGPFGAFLILLMGFIIGSILVFTDNLGHFFDYLHTSYREFLENRAESKEVRKARKAERAEAKRAAKEEAARAKAQAKEEAAAAKAEAKEAAAAAKKEKKTAKPSKKSAESAEALDDEQPPADGRKPSLLSGAPTPLPPSSGAGSAAAPSAPKKKLIPKPPEPPAEPEPKKPVLDTATIKIITGEKTEKAIASIPERRGDYVFPPLNLLSEAPDASSIAPEDHAGTMSALVRTLDEFGVKVIPGEIHTGPVITRYEVTPAPGVRVEKIVNLDKNIALGLKALSVRILAPVPGKGTVGIEVPNKVSLAVCMRDIVESKAWAEANAEIPIVLGKDVTGKPMVTDLTKMPHVLIAGSTGSGKTVCINAIIASLLYHSGPEDLRFIMVDPKVVEMQMYNALPHMLIPVVTEAKKVPGALKWLIAEMEHRYQIFAKTNVRNIAGFNAKIAKDKEEQAKAEAMDAEMSPEERAALQSMEVPRDDDAFEVPRKKLPYIVCVIDELADLMMVAPADIETCIARIAQLARAAGIHLILATQRPSVNVITGVIKANLPSRISFKVASKIDSRTILDGGGAEALIGKGDMLFIPPGTSNLVRAQGAFVSDDEINAIVEFLQEKNDPPQFAEDVQKQIDAGGDDAGGGDDGGPSDGDELLPDAIDVLRSTKRASTSMLQRRLRIGYNRAARLMEELEERGIVGPENGSSPREIMVDLDSM; encoded by the coding sequence ATGGCACGAAAAGCAAAGAAAAAAGTCGTAAAGAAAAAAGTGGTCTCTCAACCACGCAAGGCACGCTCACGCCCAGTGTTGGGATTGTTGCTATTTACTATTGCGGCGCTGGTCGCAGTGTCGGTTTTTGATTATAATACCGAACAGTATAATGCCACCAACCCGACTGATCCAAATCTGGTCGGTCTGTTTGGTAGTTACGTGGGCTTCTTCGGCTTTCATTTCCTGGGAGTGGCGGTGCTGTTGGTGCCCTTGTTTCTGCTATGGTTTGGAGTGCGCCTGCTGGTGCAGCAGGAGTATGGGAAGCGCCTTTTAACTGGGCTTGCATCGCCCTTGGCAATTTTTTGCGTCTCTGGATTGATTGCGATGATGCGTCCTGTCAGCAGTACGACTGGTAGCTTGTTTGAAAGCCAACTTTCCAATGGTTTTGGGGGTGTCATCGGTGAGTTTATTGGTCCTGTCGTGTTGGAGCCATATATCGGTCCCTTCGGCGCTTTCCTGATTTTGCTGATGGGCTTTATTATTGGTTCGATCCTAGTGTTTACGGATAACCTCGGGCACTTTTTCGATTATTTACACACCAGTTACCGTGAGTTTCTTGAGAACCGCGCCGAATCCAAGGAGGTGCGCAAAGCCCGTAAAGCGGAGCGAGCCGAAGCTAAACGCGCGGCCAAGGAGGAGGCAGCACGCGCTAAAGCTCAGGCTAAAGAAGAGGCTGCCGCGGCCAAGGCGGAGGCTAAAGAAGCCGCAGCCGCGGCGAAGAAGGAAAAGAAGACTGCCAAGCCGTCTAAAAAATCGGCCGAATCCGCTGAGGCTTTGGACGACGAGCAGCCCCCGGCTGATGGTCGCAAGCCTTCTTTACTGAGTGGTGCGCCCACGCCTTTACCACCGTCCAGCGGGGCGGGGAGTGCTGCAGCGCCGTCTGCGCCTAAGAAGAAGCTCATACCCAAGCCACCTGAACCACCAGCCGAGCCGGAGCCGAAAAAGCCCGTGCTGGATACGGCTACAATTAAGATTATTACCGGTGAGAAAACCGAAAAAGCGATCGCCAGTATTCCGGAGCGTCGCGGCGATTATGTTTTCCCGCCGCTGAATTTGCTCTCGGAGGCGCCGGATGCCAGCAGCATCGCGCCCGAGGACCACGCGGGCACGATGAGCGCACTTGTTCGCACGCTCGACGAATTTGGAGTAAAAGTTATTCCCGGCGAGATTCACACGGGGCCGGTGATCACTCGCTACGAAGTGACTCCCGCGCCTGGTGTGCGTGTTGAGAAGATTGTGAATCTGGATAAGAATATCGCTCTTGGTCTTAAAGCGCTCTCTGTCCGTATTCTGGCACCTGTTCCGGGCAAAGGCACTGTTGGGATCGAGGTGCCTAATAAGGTATCATTGGCGGTTTGCATGCGTGATATCGTCGAGTCCAAAGCTTGGGCCGAAGCCAATGCGGAGATTCCCATCGTGTTGGGTAAAGATGTTACCGGTAAGCCGATGGTCACCGACCTGACTAAGATGCCGCACGTGCTGATTGCCGGTTCCACTGGCTCGGGTAAGACAGTCTGTATTAATGCGATTATCGCATCGTTGCTCTACCACTCCGGCCCAGAGGATCTGCGCTTTATCATGGTCGACCCCAAGGTGGTAGAAATGCAGATGTATAACGCACTGCCCCACATGTTGATCCCTGTGGTGACCGAGGCGAAGAAAGTACCCGGTGCGCTCAAGTGGCTGATCGCGGAGATGGAGCATCGCTATCAAATTTTCGCCAAGACCAATGTGCGCAACATCGCTGGTTTCAATGCCAAGATCGCCAAGGACAAAGAAGAGCAAGCTAAGGCCGAGGCGATGGATGCTGAAATGAGTCCCGAAGAACGCGCGGCCCTTCAGAGTATGGAAGTGCCCCGCGATGACGACGCCTTTGAGGTTCCACGTAAGAAGTTGCCCTATATCGTTTGCGTGATCGACGAGTTGGCTGACTTGATGATGGTCGCGCCCGCTGATATCGAGACCTGCATCGCGCGTATTGCGCAGCTCGCTCGTGCAGCTGGCATTCACCTCATTCTCGCCACCCAGCGTCCTTCGGTGAACGTTATTACCGGTGTGATTAAGGCCAACTTGCCTAGCCGCATCTCCTTTAAGGTCGCCTCTAAGATCGACAGTCGCACCATTCTCGACGGAGGTGGAGCCGAAGCCCTGATTGGCAAGGGGGATATGCTCTTCATTCCTCCCGGCACTTCCAATCTGGTACGTGCCCAAGGTGCTTTCGTTTCCGACGACGAGATCAACGCCATTGTGGAGTTCCTTCAAGAGAAGAATGATCCACCACAGTTTGCGGAAGACGTGCAAAAGCAGATCGACGCCGGTGGCGACGATGCCGGAGGCGGCGACGATGGAGGTCCCAGCGACGGCGACGAGCTCTTGCCTGACGCGATCGACGTGCTGCGTTCTACGAAGCGCGCGTCCACCTCCATGCTTCAGCGTCGCTTGCGCATCGGTTACAATCGTGCTGCCCGTTTGATGGAAGAGCTGGAAGAGCGCGGCATCGTTGGCCCCGAAAACGGCTCCAGCCCACGCGAAATCATGGTGGATCTCGACTCGATGTAG